A genomic segment from Klebsiella africana encodes:
- the fadE gene encoding acyl-CoA dehydrogenase FadE: MMILSIVATLVLLGALFYHRVSLLLSSVILLAWTAALGAAGLWNIWLLLPLAIILLPFNFAPMRKSMISAPAFRAFRKVMPPMSRTEKEAIDAGTTWWEGDLFRGNPDWHKLHNYPQPRLTAEEQAFLDGPVEEACRMANDFAITHEMADLPPELWAYLKEHRFFAMIIKKEYGGLEFSAYAQARVLQKLSGVSGILAITVGVPNSLGPGELLQHYGTEEQKNHYLPRLARGLEIPCFALTSPEAGSDAGAIPDTGVVCMGDWQGQQVLGMRLTWNKRYITLAPIATVLGLAFKLSDPDRLLGGEEELGITCALIPTSTPGVEIGRRHFPLNVPFQNGPTRGKDIFVPIDYIIGGPSMAGQGWRMLVECLSVGRGITLPSNATGGLKSVAMATGAYAHIRRQFKISIGKMEGIEEALARIAGNAYVMDAAASLITYGIMLGEKPAVLSAIVKYHCTHRGQRSIIDAMDITGGKGIMLGEGNFLARAYQGAPIAITVEGANILTRSMMIFGQGAIRCHPYVLEEMAAAQNNDLNAYDKLLFKHIGHVGSNKVRSFWLGLTGGRTSSAPTRDATRRYYQQMNRLSANLALLSDVSMAVLGGSLKRRERISARLGDVLSQLYLASAVLKRYDDEGRNEADLPLVHWGVQDALHQAEQAIDDLLKNFPNRLVAGVMRLVIFPTGRHHHAPSDKLDHKVAKILQVPSATRSRIGRGQYLTPSEHNPVGLLEEALLEVMAADPIHQRICKELGKNLPFTRLDELAHNALAKGLINQEEAAILTRAEHSRLRSINVDDFAPEELATQPVKLPEKVRNVEAA; encoded by the coding sequence ATGATGATTTTGAGTATTGTTGCAACCCTCGTTTTACTCGGTGCGCTCTTCTATCACCGGGTCAGCCTGCTGCTCAGCAGTGTGATTTTGCTCGCCTGGACCGCGGCGCTCGGCGCGGCCGGGCTGTGGAATATCTGGCTGCTGCTGCCGCTGGCAATTATTCTGTTGCCGTTCAACTTTGCCCCAATGCGTAAATCCATGATTTCCGCACCGGCATTTCGCGCTTTCCGTAAGGTGATGCCGCCGATGTCGCGTACGGAAAAAGAAGCCATCGACGCCGGCACCACCTGGTGGGAAGGCGATCTGTTCCGCGGCAACCCTGACTGGCACAAGCTGCATAACTATCCGCAGCCGCGCCTGACCGCCGAAGAGCAAGCTTTCCTCGACGGCCCGGTGGAAGAAGCCTGCCGGATGGCAAACGACTTCGCCATCACCCACGAAATGGCCGACCTGCCGCCAGAGCTGTGGGCCTATCTGAAAGAGCACCGCTTCTTCGCGATGATCATTAAGAAAGAGTATGGCGGGCTTGAGTTCTCGGCTTACGCTCAGGCACGGGTACTGCAGAAACTTTCTGGCGTCTCCGGCATCCTGGCGATCACCGTCGGCGTCCCGAACTCGCTGGGCCCGGGCGAATTGCTGCAGCATTACGGTACAGAAGAGCAAAAGAATCATTATCTGCCGCGTCTGGCTCGCGGTCTGGAAATCCCCTGCTTCGCCCTCACCAGTCCGGAAGCGGGCTCTGACGCCGGCGCTATCCCGGATACCGGCGTGGTGTGCATGGGCGACTGGCAGGGTCAACAGGTGCTGGGGATGCGCCTGACCTGGAACAAACGCTATATCACCCTGGCGCCAATCGCCACCGTGCTGGGGCTGGCCTTCAAACTCTCTGACCCGGACCGTTTGCTGGGCGGTGAAGAAGAGCTGGGCATCACCTGCGCGCTGATCCCCACCTCAACGCCGGGTGTGGAAATTGGCCGTCGCCACTTCCCGCTGAACGTCCCGTTCCAGAACGGCCCCACTCGCGGTAAAGATATCTTCGTGCCGATCGATTACATCATCGGCGGCCCGAGCATGGCTGGCCAGGGCTGGCGTATGCTGGTTGAGTGCCTGTCCGTGGGTCGCGGCATTACTCTGCCGTCCAACGCCACCGGTGGTCTGAAATCCGTCGCCATGGCGACCGGCGCTTACGCCCATATTCGCCGCCAGTTCAAAATCTCCATCGGCAAAATGGAAGGGATTGAAGAGGCGCTGGCGCGCATCGCCGGTAACGCCTATGTGATGGACGCCGCGGCGTCGCTGATCACCTACGGCATTATGCTCGGCGAGAAACCGGCGGTACTGTCCGCGATTGTGAAATATCACTGCACTCACCGCGGCCAGCGATCCATTATCGACGCGATGGATATTACCGGCGGGAAAGGCATTATGCTGGGCGAAGGTAACTTCCTCGCCCGGGCCTATCAGGGCGCGCCTATTGCCATCACCGTTGAAGGCGCGAACATTCTGACCCGCAGCATGATGATCTTCGGTCAGGGAGCCATTCGCTGTCATCCATACGTGCTGGAGGAGATGGCCGCCGCGCAGAATAATGATCTGAACGCCTATGACAAGCTGCTGTTCAAACACATCGGCCATGTCGGCAGTAACAAAGTACGGAGTTTCTGGCTGGGCCTGACCGGCGGACGCACCAGCAGCGCGCCGACCCGTGACGCTACCCGTCGCTACTATCAGCAAATGAACCGTCTGAGCGCCAACCTCGCGCTGCTGTCAGACGTGTCGATGGCGGTACTGGGCGGCAGCCTCAAGCGTCGCGAACGTATCTCCGCGCGTCTGGGCGATGTGTTAAGCCAGCTGTACCTGGCCTCGGCGGTGCTGAAACGCTATGACGATGAAGGACGCAATGAAGCCGATCTGCCGCTGGTTCACTGGGGTGTGCAGGATGCGCTGCACCAGGCTGAACAGGCCATCGACGATCTGCTGAAAAACTTCCCGAACCGTCTGGTGGCAGGCGTAATGCGCCTGGTCATTTTCCCAACCGGCCGTCATCATCATGCGCCGTCGGATAAACTGGACCATAAAGTCGCTAAAATTCTGCAGGTGCCCAGCGCCACCCGCTCCCGCATCGGACGCGGTCAGTACCTGACGCCGAGCGAGCATAACCCGGTTGGTCTGCTGGAAGAGGCGCTGCTGGAAGTGATGGCGGCCGATCCTATCCACCAGCGGATCTGCAAAGAGTTGGGTAA